The following DNA comes from Triticum aestivum cultivar Chinese Spring chromosome 3D, IWGSC CS RefSeq v2.1, whole genome shotgun sequence.
cagccgcgtgaatagtttcacggacagtatattctgtgatttgatttcgtttaTAGGTCAAATTTATCAAATTTGCCCAACACGGGAGGGCTCCCGCGCCGACCAGAAAGAGGGACGTGCAACCGGGCAGGCAGAGGGCTCGAATCGCGCCGCGTCCGTGCCACCAATGCTCCATGCATGCCAGCCGTGTCGCACCGAGAAGCAAGCAGCAAGGACGCGGGCCGGTCGCGAAGGCGAGTACCGGTCTCGCCGCGCCCACGAGCCACGAGGGCCGGGAGGACGACGCATCATGCAGCAGTGCCGGCCGGACGGACCCCTGACCACCACGAGCCCCCGGCCCCGCTCCACGGGCAAAGCCACAGGACGGCGGTCGGTCGCGCCCGCCCACCGTCCCGGCATGGGCCACGTACGGCGCGGCGAGAGCTCCGACCCGATCGAGGCGGCTCGGGCGAGCCACACGCTCACGTACACGCTTCTCTCTTTTTGTTTGTTTTGGCACGGCCACAGTGCGTCCGGTCTAGTCACTCGCTCAACAGTCACGGCATGGTAAAAGAGAAACAATTTCTACTCCAGCTAGCTGCCACCCCTGCTTTCTCTGTCTGTGCATGCATGGCGGCATGCAGGTGGAGCGCTAGCGCTAAGCGGCCGGCGAAACGTTGCCAGATGATAATTTGAGCACCGCGTCACAAGGGGTGCTGGCTAGTCATCAGCAACTGGTAGTGCCACTCCTGGTTAAGCTAGCTCGATCGACGGTCGACAGGCCCTGCGATTGCACGGTAGTACGTGGTCAAATGCGCCGCGTCGCTGTCGAGGATCTCGCGTATCCCGAGGCGTATCTCATCTCACTCTCACCTCGCGGCTGATCGACGCTCCGGTCCGGTGCTCGTGTCGCTGGCGGGACATGCATCGTCCTGAGAGAATGCTCTGGTGCCTACGTGAGGCCATTGATGCCCGTCCACCAACTGCAGTCTGCGGAAAGCGACCCCGAAGTTACTCCAGCTATAACCACAGGCCAGGACAGCGTAAAACGCCGCTGGTGAATGCTGCTGCTGCTTAACGGTACGAATCGTGAGGAGACGGCCGTGCGCCGCAGCCAAAAGCGGTCGCCCTCCCGTGGAGACATGCAGGCTGCACTTATTAAATGTCGCATCCAGGCAGTGAGAGTGGAGTGAGCTCATTTTCGTTGCTCTCTCCGGGCAAAGCTCCTTCCCACTCGCTCGCTCGCTCGGCCTGAAGGAGCCGCTCTTGAAGGCCTGGGCGCTAGCTCACGGCCGGCAATGTCGGCCATTGTGCCCCCGCCGCCGGCATTCCCGCCCCCGCAGGTGATGTCGTACGGCGTGGCCGAGGGGGCGGCGGCAACGAGCGGCTCCTACGGTCCGGTGATCGCCATGCTGGCCATCCTCGCCGTgctcgcggcggtggccgtggccgtggGGCGGCTCTGCTTCGGGCGCCGCGCGCTCGGCCGGGCCGGCGGCCACGACCTGGAGGCCTGGGTGGAGCGGAAGTGCGGGCCGTGCGTGGGCGCCGGCGTGCACTCCTCCGCCCCCGCCGGCGACCAGGCGAAGCAGGCGGAGGGTGACGACACGGCGGAGCTGCAGGAGCAGCCGCCTGAAGGAACGGAGCCAGGGGAGTGCAGTGGCAGTGGCAGTGCTGGTCGGTCCTGACCCCTGAGACCAATTGCTCTTGCTGCACACTGTAAATGGTTCCCTCATTCTTCTCTTCGAATTCGTTTTGGAATTTTTCAAGTGGTAGCTAGCAATCTCTACGTAGTACCGTATTTGGAGCCTACGTTTTCCTCTTAGAATTCCGTGGGAGCGAGAGTCGTGATGTGTGTGCTGATTTGGTGATTTGGAGCCTCCAGCGAATGCCATGCGAAACAGGGCAGATTTGATGTTTGATTGATGCTCAAATCACCGTGTCTAAAAAATATATTTGCCGTGTCTCATGCATGATTGGTACTGATACACACATACAGGTACAGAGGTACTCTCACTCGAGCATCTACAGCCGCAAGTTGCTAATTTGGACCCCTAGACGCCAGCAGACGCCCCGTCTGCCGACACTGGTCGGTCACATATCAAATTTTGCTTCGCACAGTCGACACCTTAATTAGCAAACCTTAAATTCATATAAAGACATGCAACCAATTAGCAAACCTCAAATTCATAGAAAGACATGCAACGTAAACGAAAACGATGAAATAATCGGGCTATCAAAATTTGACATGTTATATCTTCGTACTAGCTATGGAGAAGATCATCCATGATTGTCCTTGCCCGTCCGAGCGCCCTTACCGCTCTTCTCGCGAAAGTAGCGCTCGAAAATGCAAAATGGATGCAGCCAGATCTACTCGTCATCGGACCTGAGCGACCTGCCACTAGCCTTGTTCTCCTTTTTGGGCGGAAGTCCGACCATGGCACGGACCACCCGATTTTGCTGTCGGTCGAGGGCGCGCGTGTTTCCCTGCTGCTGCTTCTTTGGGATGCGGGCAcggatggcttcctcctccgcGGCAGCGCGCGCCGCCGCATCCGCCGACTCCGCCACCGCCATGTTTGGCACCAAGGCGTGTCTCGGCACACCGGGTCATGTAGGACTCATA
Coding sequences within:
- the LOC123075148 gene encoding uncharacterized protein, producing MSAIVPPPPAFPPPQVMSYGVAEGAAATSGSYGPVIAMLAILAVLAAVAVAVGRLCFGRRALGRAGGHDLEAWVERKCGPCVGAGVHSSAPAGDQAKQAEGDDTAELQEQPPEGTEPGECSGSGSAGRS